The following DNA comes from Spirulina major PCC 6313.
CACAATCAGTGGATTAAATAGGGTGTGTTAACAAATCACCATAGTTGAAGTGGAGGCTTGGGGAGTGTAGTGATTGCAAGCGGGCGATCGCGACGAAACTGCGGGTCAAGGGGCGATCGCATTTCAGAAAAGCTCAATTGGAGGGTTGCAGGGTGGAAATTTTCCCGCATAATAGCCCTAGCAGAATTGTGGAAATCAGTATGGCAAGGATGTGGCAACTGTGGCAACAGGGCAGTTGGTTTGCAGTGGGTTTAATGGTGGCGGTGTTTGTGGCCTGTAGTTCCCCAGCAATTACGGAAATTCGGATTGGTGCGATCGCTCCCCTCACCGGCGATGTGGCCACCACCTCCGGCCAGCCCACCCTTGACGGCATTACACTCGCCATTCAACAGGTCAACGCCCAAGGCGGAATTCCCATCGATGGCACCCTGTACCCGATTACATTAGTGACCGCCGACGACCAAGACAACCCCAACCAAGCCGTCGCCGCCGCCAACCGACTGATCAACCAAGAAAATATCATCGCCCTCGTTGGCGTTCCCCTCAGCCGGATTGCGACCCCCGTCGCCAGCGTCGCCGAACAGGCCCAAGTGCCGATGGTCAGTTCCAAATCCACCAACCTCGACACCACCGCCGGAAAACTCTACAGTTTCCGCGCCACCTTCACCGACACCTTCCAGGGGCAAGTCCTCGCCACCTTTGCCGCCCATGAACTCAACCTCCAACGGGCCGCCATCCTCTACGACGTTGCCAGCAATTACAATCAAGATCTCGCGAAAATCTTCACCGCAGCATTCACCGCACGGGGCGGCAAAATTGTCGCGTCAGAATCCTATGTGACGGGGGAAAATAATTTTCAAGCCCAACTCAAAACCATTCGCGCCGCTGATCCAGAAGTGCTGTTTTTGCCCAACTATCCGGCAGAAGTGATCCTCCAAGCCCAGCAAGCCCGCGAGTTGGGGATTGAGGCGGTGTTGATTGGTGGGGATGCCTGGAGTGGGTTGGCGGAGGTGAGTGAGCCGAGTTTGGCGGGAGCCTATTACACCTCAGATTGGGTGCTGGATTTGGGTACGCCTGCCTCTCAAGCCTTTGTGGCGGCTTACCAAGCGGAGTATCAGCGGCTGCCGACTTCGGCGGCGGCGTTGGGCTATGATGCGGTGCAGTTGGTGATTGAGGCAATTCGGGCGGCGGATTCCCTTGATCCGGTGAAGATTCGCGATCGCCTCGCCGCCATCCAATACGTCGGTGTGACGGGTACCATTAAATTTTCTCGCACCGGCGATCCGATTAAAGGGGCGGCCATTATTCGCATTGATGGGGGCGATCGCGTGTTTGATCGCCTCGTCACCCCCGATTAAGGACTATTCTTAAGGGGTGAATCGTTGAGAAGTAGGATCGTCTCCCATGGTGATGCGGCGTTTGTTTGTGCCTCTGGTGTGTGTGCTGGGTTTGGGGTTAAATAGTTGCCGGTTAGCGGCCCAACTCGCCCCCACCGTTTTACCCGCGGCCCAACGGCCCGCCCCCCTCCCCCAAGACCCCCAAATCCCCGTCTACTTCAACCACAACACCGCCCAAGGGGCCAACTATACCGACCCCTACCGTCAAATCGAGCGGCCGGGGGATGATCTAGAAGGGGTGATTTTGCAAGAAATTGCACAGGCGCAGCAGTCCATTGATGTGGCGGTGCAGGAGTTGCGTTTACCCCGAATTGCCCAGGCCTTGGCAGCGAAACAGGCGGCGGGGGTGCGGGTGCGGGTGGTGCTAGAAAATACCTATAACCAACCCTGGCCGGAGAGCGAGCGATCTGGCCCCGGTCGCAGCAATACCGATGCTGAGATCGCGGCCTTGGCGGATCAGGATGGCGATGGCCAAGTGACGGCGGCAGAACTGGCCCAAAATGATGCGATTTTAATCCTGCGCAATGCCCGCGTGCCACTGATTGACGACACCGCCGACGGGAGTAAGGGATCGGGGTTAATGCACCATAAATTTGTCGTGATTGATGGGGCGACGGTGGTGACGGGTTCGGCGAATTTTACCCCCAGTGGAACCCATGGCGATTTAACCATGGCCGTGAGTCGCGGTAATGTGAATCATCTGCTGGTGATCCGCGATCGCGCCCTGGCCCAAGCCTTTCAACAGGAATTTAATCTGCTTTGGGGCGATGGCCCCGGCGGCCGTCCCGATAGCAAGTTTGGCTTGCAAAAACCGATGCGACCCGCCCAAACTTTCACCATCGGAGCATCCCGCGTCACGGTGCATTTTTCCCCCACCTCTCCCTCCCAAGCCTGGGAAATGAGCAGCAACGGCCTAATCGCCCGCACTCTCAGCGCCGCCAATCAGAGCGTGGATCTTGCTCTTTTTGTATTTTCTGAGCAGGCGATCGCCAACACCCTCGCCACCCGTCACCAACAGGGAACCCAAGTCCGCGTTCTGATTGACCCTAGTTTTGCCTTCCGTGACTTTAGCGAGGGGCTGGATCTTTTGGGCGTGACGCTCCTCAAGCAAGACTGCCAAGCAGAACCCAATAACCAACCCTGGGCCGCCCCGATTACCACCGTCGGCGTGCCCGCCCTGCCCCCCGGCGACAAGCTTCACCATAAATTTGGGGTGATGGATCGGCGGGTCGTGATTACCGGGTCGCACAATTGGTCAGCAGCGGCGAATCACAATAACGACGAAACAGTTTTAGTGATTGACAATCCTGCGATCGCGGCCCATTTTCAACAGGAATTTGACCATCTTTTTAAGGGAGCACAACTCGGCATCACGTCAGCCGTTGAAACTAAAATTCAAGAAGCCGCCCAAGCCTGCGGCGGGTGATTATAATTCTCAACGCTTTAAAATAGACCCAATCTAGAGCCAGTCTGGTGATCAATTATGAGTGTGATTCATTTCAGCTTAAAACCCCTCGTTGAGCACCTTAGCCATGAACAATTTTATGAATTGTGTATGGCGAACAAAGATGTTGCGATGGAACGAACGGTCACAGGAGAATTAATTATCATGCCCCCGGTTGGTGGTGAAAGTGGTGAAAAAGAAGCGGAATTGATTACAGATTTAGGAATTTGGAATCGCCAAACGCAACTCGGAAAAGTATTTAGCTCCTCAACAGTGTTTAAATTACCAAATGGTGGCGATCGCTCCCCCGATGCGGCATGGGTTCAACTCGAACGATGGAACGCCTTAACACCAGAACAGCGCAAACAATTCCCGCCCCTCTGTCCCGATTTCGTCATTGAATTGCGCTCAGACAGCGATCGCTTCAAACCCTTGCAAGACAAAATGCAAGAATATCTCGCCAGCGGTCTCAAGCTCGGTTGGTTGATTAATCCTCAGGGGCAAACGGTGGAAATCTATCGACCGGATCAAACTGTTGAGGTGATCAATTTTCCAGCCACTTTATCCGGTGAAACCGTGCTGCCGGGTTTTACGTTGACCCTTGATTAGGGCTGTTTTCAGCATCTATCACGACAAGACCAAATCATCCAACTCGCGGTAGTCGGGGAGGGCGCGATCGCCCAGCAGATAAAGCCTTGCGGGGCGATCGCACCTTTTTTGAATTTTAAAGTACGGAGTTTAGAGAAGCACTGACCCTCACCAAGATCGCAAAAATTAGAGTATTCACTGACATTTTTGTAAATAATTAATACAAGAGTATTCACTGACATTTTTGTAAATAATTGATACATTGAATAAAATTAAAGTTTATATTCGTTTTTATAAATACTTTTGTACTAGCAAGCATTTGAGGTCATTCAGGCTATCCAGTCGGCTGTACAGCATCCTTGTTTCACCACAATTAATCACCGCAATTTTTTAATCAAACATGATGAATCTTTCTGCCAAAGCAATGGTTTTTGGGAGCGCGATCGCTCTGGGTCTGATGCCCATGGATGCGGCACAGGCCTTTAATCTCGATTTAAATGGCACAACCTACGAACTCAGTACCATCACCGGCACATTCGATGAAGTTGCCGACCAATTAGCAACACAACCCTGGTGGGGCGACCTCGACCTAGCGATCTCCGCCGCTGAACAAGTGGGATTGGAGCTAGGTTCTACGGATGTCATGGTGCAAAGTTGCGATGTGGGTTATGAGGTGTCTTGTGATGAATCGCTGTACCAACTTGGTAATCTGTTCGCATTTAGTTTAGATGACGATCAAGGATTTAATGCAAAACAGTACTCAAATGAGATTTGGGAATATACCATTTATGAGCCTCATCCCTGTCGAGGCGGCTACACCCATGGCTGTGATGAAATCGAATATGTTTTCAACTTTTCTGGTAATGATGAAACAATCATCAACTATGAATATATGTTTGGTTGGGCTAGTGATTCTGATGCCTTTTCCGTCTCTGAATCTCGCTACTATTCAGACGAACCTACTCCCGACTTGACCTGGACATGGACGATCGCAACCTCCCTCGAAGACGATCCCCAGCCTGTGCCTGAACCCGGCATGATTGTGGGCTATGGTGCGTTGATTGGGCTTGGGATTCGTCTACGGCGGCGAGCGTCGTAAAGGATTCACGACACCACTAAATCATCCAACTCGCGGTAATCGGGGAGGGTGCGATCGCTGGGTTTGCCGTGGCGGAGGACGAGGCGATCGTGTTGCGATCGCGCCAACAATTCGCTATACCATCGCGCCGTAAAAATCACCAAATCCGCCGAGCGACCCGGTTCTAAACGATTCGCCCCCAAGCCCATACTGTGGGAAGGCTGATCATTCACCGCACGAATCCAATCACCATAGGGATAGTCCAGATGGGCGATGCGCACCGACTGCGTCCAGACTTCGAGCATATCGTGATCCCCAAAGCCATAGAAGGGGTCGCGGCAATTGTCGCTGGCAAATGATAGTGCAATCCCGGCTTGGCGGGCTTCGTGGGCCAATGTCACCCCACGCCAGCGGGGGGTAGTGCCATCGGTGCGGCGATCCTGGAGGAACAGATTGCACATCGGCAAGCTGACCAGATCAATCCCGGCATCACGCACAAGATTAAGGGTTTTTTCAACCTCATCGGGGGGCTGCATCGCGAGGCTACAGCAATGGCCGCAGAGAATGTGACCCTGGAACCGATGGCGCAGGGCGGCTTGGGCAACGTGCCGCAAACTCATGGAGGTGGGGTCTTTGGTTTCGTCAACGTGAAAATCTAACTGTTGGATCTGGCGATCGCTGGCCAGTTGAAAGACGGTATCGAGACGGGCATCAAGATCGGGATGGGGATAGATCACAGCCCCTAAGACTGCGCCCAGGTCGGCAATTTGATCTGCGACGGCCACCCCGGCTGGAGTGAGGAAATCGTCTAGGCCGACGAGGGAAACGAGTTGCAGGGTGATGCGATCGCGCCATGCCTCCCGCAGTTGAACAGCAACGGGTAAGCTAATCTCCGCCTGACCCCTGCCACAGTCGATATGGGTGCGGATCGCCGTCGTGCCGTGGGCCTCGCTACAGCGCAGCCCAAATTCCATCCGTCGCCGCACATCCTCGTGATGCCAATGGGTGGCGGCATCGGTGCGAGTGGCATGGAGGGCGCTGGTAAATGTGCCGTCGGGATTGGGCGATCGCTCCCAAATATGGCCCTTGTCGAGGTGGGTATGGCTATCCACAAACCCCGGTAACACCATGCGCCGCTCTAGATCCAATGTGGGCAAAGGATCAGAGGGAAGCACTGCGGCGGGTTGGAGGGCGACCAGTTGACCATCGGCAATGCAGAGATTGACGGGCGTTAAGCCCGTGCGATCGCCCCCATCGGGCCAATGGGCCGGGAGCAGTGTGACCGGACAATGGGCATTGAGTAACCAGTACCGGTCATGGTGAAGCACCACAGGATTAAGCATAGTGGGTGAGATCTCGATGGGATTCCTAGGATGAGGATGAACGAGATGGAACCGGGATAGTTGCAGGGGTTGGTGTGCTGACAGAGGGATTTAACGCCGCGATTAACTGCTCTTCACACCAGGCCAAGCCTTGATTGAGAGTGATGAATTGTTGACAAGTGGCGCTAGAGTCGAGCGCGTCGCCCCGTTTTAGCACGGTCACGAGATCATCAGTGAGACCAATATAGACTAAGCGGATGTCCTGTTGGGTGGCGAGTTTACGAATTTTGGTGAAATTGAGCGTCGCTGAGGAATCAATGCCGCTGACGAGGTGAAAATCGAGGACAAGGTAGCGTAGGGGTGGGGTCTGCTCAAGGCGATCGCGCACTGCTTCTAACAAATGATTGGCCCGGCCGAAAAAGATAAAGCCATGGAGTTGCAAAATATGGATGGCTTCACCGTGGCGATCGAGGATTTCCTGTTCCTCTGGGGTACGGGCGATCGCACTTTGTTGATGAATCCCGGAAAATTGATCACGGGTGGCATGAATCCGACTGTAGTTCACCACAAACAGCACCACCGACATCACTAACCCCACTAACACCCCTTCGAGGAATCCCACCTGGTTAATCACCACCATGATCAAGAGGATGGTTAAATAATCCGCCAAGGGAAGTTTAAACGCCGATTTGTAGATCCATTGAATGAGTAAATCAATGCCCAAATAGAGGAGCAAACTGCCGAGAATGGGTTTCGGAAAATAGGCGAGAAAATCTGATCCTAAAATGAGAACGAGGAGACAGGGAACCGTTTTAAAGACCCCGGCTAAACGATGATTGGCCTGCATTTTATGCACCAGCAAGGTGCTAGGCAGGGCTTGATTCCCGGCCATGCCACAGCCTAGCCCGGCGGCAAGGTTGGCTAACCCCACGGCTTGGAGTTCTTGGTTGATGTCAATGTCTTTTTCGACGGCTAATTCAATGCCGTTGTTGGTGAGCACTAAAGACAGCAAACTAATAAACATCAGAGTTGCGATCGCGCCCCCTTGCCCCACAATCACACCCCAATCCACCTGCTGTAACTCTTGCCAACCCAGAGGATGCCACAGCCCCCCTTGGGACGAGGATTGCAACAACCAACCCGCCTCGCGGGCCACATCGACCGGCGTTTGCGTCACCCACAGCGCCCCGTAGAACGTCAGCAACATCAACACCAAACTCCCCGGCAAAATCAGGTAATGGCCAATCTGTTTCGTGACCCCCAGCAAGGCCACGCCGAGGAACACCCCTACCCCCCAATGCCAAGCCAGGGTTGGCTGGATCAATTGGGGCAGCGTCGCCAGAGTCACCGGGAGATCACTCATCACCTGCACACCCCCCCGCACCAGGAGCAACCCCGTCCCCGCCATGAACCCCCCCACCACGGGATAGGGAATAAAACTCACGGCTTGGCCAAGTTTCAACCGCCCCAGGATGCATAAAAAGAGGCCCGTACAGAGGGAGCCAATGGCGATCGCCGCCACCACCGTCAGCACCATAATTTGGGGATCGTCCGCTGCCATTTGCGCGGCGATCGCCGCCGCCATCACCGCAAGCACTGCCGTTGGCGCGGCGAGGGGCGTGGCGATCATCCCCGGCAGAGAACTAAACAGGGCCACCATAATACTGATGGCGGCGGTGCTAAAAATGGCAATCCCAACACCCACATTCAGGTACGGGGTCAATGTCCCTGAAAAAATGAGGGCGGCGTAGGAAATGCCGCGAATAATCCCAATCATGCCGGTGACACCGCCCGCGATCGCACTCGATAGCAGATGTTTGGGGCGTAGCTCTGTGGCGATTGGGGCCGGTAAAGACCAAGGCGAGGAAGACGAAGTCATTAATCTGACAGGTGCTGATAGCGATTGTAAACAGAAGATGTGTTGCGGTGGGACGGTGTGGCCACCATCACCCGGGGAATGGCTTGGAAGGCTGTTTTTAGGGTGTCTAGTCCTGATTCTAGTCCATTGATTTGCTCGGAAAAGGTAGCTAATTGTGCTAATTGGGCGGTAAGTTCGGCATAGTTTTGTTGCGTTTTATGATGATTTTGATGGGAGTCTGCTTGATATTGGTGCAGGGTTTGGGTGAGGGCGGCCTGTTGCTCCTTGAGGACAGTTTGAGCCTCTTGGCTGTGGGCTTGGTGGTCGTGAAACTGCGATCGCACCTGATCGAGTTGAGCTTGTAACTGCGTCAATTGCACCTGAAGAGTCCCCCGAATCTGATCAAGCTGTGGGGCTATGTCCTGAAACTGCTGCTGCTGGGCGGTGAGAGCCTGCTGGATAATGACTTGCTGCTGCTCTAGGCGGTGTTCCGTTTGTCGCAGGGTTTCCGGCAGATGAGTGGTAATGCTTTGGATTTGGTGTTGGAGATCGGTCTGTTGCTGGTGCAGTTGATTGAGGTGGGTGTTGGTTTGGGTCAGTTGGCGCAGCAGGGCAGTCGGGCTATGGTGAGGATCGCGGGCTTGAGCGGTGAGCGATTCCACTTGACCTTGAAGGGTTTGGAGCTGGGCGGTAAGGGACTGAAGTTCGGTGGTGGTTTGGGTTTGGTGGGTATTCACCTGACTAAAACGCCGTTGGTGATCGTGCAGTTGGGCGTTGTGGTCTTGGGCTTGTTGATCGAGGATGTCCAATTGAGGCGCGATCGCCGCCCCTTGTGCTTCAACCGCTTCAACCTCCCCTTGCAGATGCTGGATCGTCTCAGTAAGCTGCTCTAGGGCTTGGGTTTGATGCTCCTGCTGCTGATGGAACTCGTGGCGAAGCTGCTCTAGGGCTTGGCGTTGCTCCGTCGCCTGGGCCATGATCGCTGGGTCTACTTGCTCCTGTAGCTCTGTCGGATTCAGCATCTGTTCGACATGATTAAGGCGTTGGCTCATTTGGCTGAGGGTCGCCTCCAATGGAGCCATGGGATCAGGGTTTTGGGCGACGGGTTCGGGCGGGATCTGGGCCTTGAACTGCGATCGCAGTTCCTCTAATTCCTGCTGGAGAGAGGCGATCGCCGCCCAGGGCAGATCCGGGGCAGACTCAGGCGCGATCGCCCGCTGCCATTCCGGCAGTTGAGCGTCACCCTCCCGACCGTTGAGGGGCGACATCTCCCGCTGCGCCGTCAAGCGTTGCACCTCAGCCCGCAATTGCGACAGTTGAAAGAGAAGATGCGATCGTTCTTGATCCGCCTGGGTAAGACACCCCATGATCCACTCCATCGCATCCGACAACGGTTCCTCCGGCGGCAACTGCGCCACCGGCCCAGACGCTTTCGGCGACAACTGCGCCACCGTCGGTTCAGGCTCAGGCAATGATTGCGCCGCTTGGAGTTCTGCAATCCGTCGTTTTTGATGCTGAACCGTCGTCCACATATGCCGGGCCCACGCCTCAAACTGCATCAATGCAGTTCCAGAGAGTTTATGTTCGAGTCGCACCGGCCCCAGACGAGAGAACCCAGAATTTGACAGTTGCCAACCGCAGACATGGCAACGCTCTACCCTGCCCTTGAGGTATTGAGCTTGACACACCGGACATTCCGCCATTTTGTCTTCTCTCCCGCATTCAAGTCATGCTTCAGCACTCAAGTCAACAATTGACCGTATCTAGACCAAGATATTAAGTACAAATTGGCCCTCTAGTGTACCGTGATTTCCCCGTCAACCTGGGCAGTCAATAAACTTCTGTGAAGCCTGTTTAATCGAACCCTAATCGTGTTCCAACTCGGTATTCTTTCCCGTTCAACCGGATGATATGGGTGCATCCCAGTTATGCAATCCCAGTTATGCAATCCCTCCTGCAATCCCTCCTGCAAACCTCTCCTGATGGAGAGGGCTTTTGGCTCCTTTCGCCTGCGGGAGAAGCGATGCCCTGAGCGATGTCGAAGGGGGCGGGGGATGAGGGTGCTCCCTGGCAAGCCATGGGAATCTGCAAAAGTGGGATGCACCCGATTACCTCTACAGCAATTCAAAATATTTCTAGTGGATTTCTGCACCATCGGCTCCCAAAAATGGGACGATATTGGGGGACATTTTTTCAATACTAGATATCCTTCACCGGGCGATCGCCCCGGCTAAAGAGGAAAAGTCCCCCCATTCCATCGCTCTACAATGAGGCGAAAACGTGTTAAATCCCGGTCAACAACTCTATACCAAGCTACGCCACGAAGTAGCAGAAACGGGTGTCTTTAAACCCGACTGGAAGCATCTCTTGCGCCGTCTAACACTGTACGGCACGTTGCATATCCTATCGTATCTCGGTCTATTTTTCTGTGCAGATAGTGGGTGGCGTTGGGCTGCCATTATCGGCTTGACAATCAGCAATCTTCAGTTTTATTTCCTTAGTCATGATGCCGGACATTATTCCCTCTCCCGCCATCGTAAGGTTAACCTCTGGCTCGGTGAAATTGGTGATACGTTCATCGCTGGCGGTAGTTTTCGCTTCTGGCAATACAAGCACAACTTGCACCATCGCTACTGTAATGATGAAGCCTTAGATCCGGATATGAAAGGGGATTTCATCAAATTCTATGTTGATGATCCCACTGAGCGCCCGGCTTGGATTCGTTGGATGGTGCGGCAGCAGTCCTATTTGTTGTGGGTGTTGGCAATGTTTCATAACTTTGAGTTCCAGCGTATTAGTTGGCTTTACATGCTCAAAAACCCCAAGCAATGCCGCATTGAATTTTTGCTCATCCCGCTTCATTTTGTGGTGTATTTAATCATCCCGATCGCACTGCTGG
Coding sequences within:
- a CDS encoding ABC transporter substrate-binding protein, coding for MARMWQLWQQGSWFAVGLMVAVFVACSSPAITEIRIGAIAPLTGDVATTSGQPTLDGITLAIQQVNAQGGIPIDGTLYPITLVTADDQDNPNQAVAAANRLINQENIIALVGVPLSRIATPVASVAEQAQVPMVSSKSTNLDTTAGKLYSFRATFTDTFQGQVLATFAAHELNLQRAAILYDVASNYNQDLAKIFTAAFTARGGKIVASESYVTGENNFQAQLKTIRAADPEVLFLPNYPAEVILQAQQARELGIEAVLIGGDAWSGLAEVSEPSLAGAYYTSDWVLDLGTPASQAFVAAYQAEYQRLPTSAAALGYDAVQLVIEAIRAADSLDPVKIRDRLAAIQYVGVTGTIKFSRTGDPIKGAAIIRIDGGDRVFDRLVTPD
- a CDS encoding cytosine deaminase produces the protein MLNPVVLHHDRYWLLNAHCPVTLLPAHWPDGGDRTGLTPVNLCIADGQLVALQPAAVLPSDPLPTLDLERRMVLPGFVDSHTHLDKGHIWERSPNPDGTFTSALHATRTDAATHWHHEDVRRRMEFGLRCSEAHGTTAIRTHIDCGRGQAEISLPVAVQLREAWRDRITLQLVSLVGLDDFLTPAGVAVADQIADLGAVLGAVIYPHPDLDARLDTVFQLASDRQIQQLDFHVDETKDPTSMSLRHVAQAALRHRFQGHILCGHCCSLAMQPPDEVEKTLNLVRDAGIDLVSLPMCNLFLQDRRTDGTTPRWRGVTLAHEARQAGIALSFASDNCRDPFYGFGDHDMLEVWTQSVRIAHLDYPYGDWIRAVNDQPSHSMGLGANRLEPGRSADLVIFTARWYSELLARSQHDRLVLRHGKPSDRTLPDYRELDDLVVS
- a CDS encoding phospholipase D-like domain-containing protein, which translates into the protein MVMRRLFVPLVCVLGLGLNSCRLAAQLAPTVLPAAQRPAPLPQDPQIPVYFNHNTAQGANYTDPYRQIERPGDDLEGVILQEIAQAQQSIDVAVQELRLPRIAQALAAKQAAGVRVRVVLENTYNQPWPESERSGPGRSNTDAEIAALADQDGDGQVTAAELAQNDAILILRNARVPLIDDTADGSKGSGLMHHKFVVIDGATVVTGSANFTPSGTHGDLTMAVSRGNVNHLLVIRDRALAQAFQQEFNLLWGDGPGGRPDSKFGLQKPMRPAQTFTIGASRVTVHFSPTSPSQAWEMSSNGLIARTLSAANQSVDLALFVFSEQAIANTLATRHQQGTQVRVLIDPSFAFRDFSEGLDLLGVTLLKQDCQAEPNNQPWAAPITTVGVPALPPGDKLHHKFGVMDRRVVITGSHNWSAAANHNNDETVLVIDNPAIAAHFQQEFDHLFKGAQLGITSAVETKIQEAAQACGG
- a CDS encoding SulP family inorganic anion transporter, which encodes MTSSSSPWSLPAPIATELRPKHLLSSAIAGGVTGMIGIIRGISYAALIFSGTLTPYLNVGVGIAIFSTAAISIMVALFSSLPGMIATPLAAPTAVLAVMAAAIAAQMAADDPQIMVLTVVAAIAIGSLCTGLFLCILGRLKLGQAVSFIPYPVVGGFMAGTGLLLVRGGVQVMSDLPVTLATLPQLIQPTLAWHWGVGVFLGVALLGVTKQIGHYLILPGSLVLMLLTFYGALWVTQTPVDVAREAGWLLQSSSQGGLWHPLGWQELQQVDWGVIVGQGGAIATLMFISLLSLVLTNNGIELAVEKDIDINQELQAVGLANLAAGLGCGMAGNQALPSTLLVHKMQANHRLAGVFKTVPCLLVLILGSDFLAYFPKPILGSLLLYLGIDLLIQWIYKSAFKLPLADYLTILLIMVVINQVGFLEGVLVGLVMSVVLFVVNYSRIHATRDQFSGIHQQSAIARTPEEQEILDRHGEAIHILQLHGFIFFGRANHLLEAVRDRLEQTPPLRYLVLDFHLVSGIDSSATLNFTKIRKLATQQDIRLVYIGLTDDLVTVLKRGDALDSSATCQQFITLNQGLAWCEEQLIAALNPSVSTPTPATIPVPSRSSSS
- a CDS encoding Uma2 family endonuclease, with protein sequence MSVIHFSLKPLVEHLSHEQFYELCMANKDVAMERTVTGELIIMPPVGGESGEKEAELITDLGIWNRQTQLGKVFSSSTVFKLPNGGDRSPDAAWVQLERWNALTPEQRKQFPPLCPDFVIELRSDSDRFKPLQDKMQEYLASGLKLGWLINPQGQTVEIYRPDQTVEVINFPATLSGETVLPGFTLTLD
- a CDS encoding fatty acid desaturase family protein, translated to MLNPGQQLYTKLRHEVAETGVFKPDWKHLLRRLTLYGTLHILSYLGLFFCADSGWRWAAIIGLTISNLQFYFLSHDAGHYSLSRHRKVNLWLGEIGDTFIAGGSFRFWQYKHNLHHRYCNDEALDPDMKGDFIKFYVDDPTERPAWIRWMVRQQSYLLWVLAMFHNFEFQRISWLYMLKNPKQCRIEFLLIPLHFVVYLIIPIALLGWPMALVNYGIVTMMSGLILAKLFAVNHIGMPSVSGDHGMSFIEQQVVTSRNVIIPRWLDDYFGGLNYQIEHHLFPWIPISRYRQISPLVKSFCQQHAIAYVEEDLIASLRSVTRHLDRVGQTER